One part of the Sphingopyxis sp. PAMC25046 genome encodes these proteins:
- a CDS encoding superoxide dismutase family protein produces MTTRSHHKPFIAGGLILTGALALAGCAGMGGKATSTLPPADAYAQLTDSKGADRGRADIYRDASGLRIELVARGFGPGTYGMHVHAVGQCTPPDFASAGPHWNPTGAQHGRENPMGAHHGDLPNLVIEPDQIGRATLRLVGSRFEGDGGLLDADGAAFVIHAGPDDYKTDPSGNSGGRVACGVIVRGDSE; encoded by the coding sequence ATGACGACGCGTTCGCACCATAAGCCTTTCATAGCCGGGGGCCTCATCCTCACCGGGGCGCTGGCGCTTGCCGGCTGCGCCGGGATGGGCGGGAAGGCGACGAGCACGCTGCCGCCCGCCGACGCCTATGCCCAGCTTACCGATTCGAAGGGTGCCGACCGCGGCCGCGCCGACATCTATCGCGACGCATCGGGCCTGCGCATCGAACTCGTCGCGCGCGGCTTCGGTCCCGGCACTTACGGCATGCACGTCCACGCGGTCGGCCAGTGCACGCCGCCCGACTTCGCGAGCGCGGGCCCGCACTGGAACCCGACCGGCGCGCAGCATGGCCGCGAAAACCCGATGGGCGCGCATCATGGCGACCTGCCCAATCTCGTGATCGAACCCGACCAGATCGGCCGTGCGACCTTGCGTCTCGTCGGATCGCGCTTCGAGGGCGACGGCGGGCTGCTCGACGCCGATGGCGCCGCCTTCGTCATCCACGCCGGGCCCGACGATTACAAGACCGACCCCAGCGGCAACAGCGGCGGCCGCGTCGCCTGCGGCGTGATCGTTCGCGGCGACAGCGAGTAA